One segment of Methanolinea sp. DNA contains the following:
- a CDS encoding serine protein kinase RIO encodes MSLERIQDRFDRKIAELGVRVKDVDQLKVREDVFDEITLLSLYRLVHKGWLTAIGGSISTGKEANVFFGERDGTDLAIKIYRIRTANFNAMSEYIIGDRRFAGIRRTRKDIVFAWTRKEYSNLLRAHEAGLSVPRPLVWDRNILVMEFLGEDERPYPQLRLADLEDPAGAYREILDFIRVLYRDAGLVHADLSEYNILAGDRLYFIDMGQAVTRDHPRALSFLARDIAQINRFFRSKCPLRDEREIFSEVTGIVPQGEGAGDAEGGDA; translated from the coding sequence GTGAGCCTCGAGCGAATCCAGGACAGGTTCGACCGGAAGATCGCGGAACTCGGTGTCCGCGTCAAGGACGTCGACCAGCTGAAGGTGCGGGAGGACGTCTTTGACGAGATCACCCTGCTCTCCCTCTACCGCCTCGTCCACAAGGGCTGGCTCACCGCGATCGGGGGGTCCATCTCGACGGGGAAGGAGGCGAACGTCTTCTTCGGGGAGAGGGACGGGACCGACCTCGCGATCAAGATCTACCGGATTCGGACCGCGAATTTCAACGCGATGAGCGAGTACATCATCGGGGACAGGAGGTTTGCGGGGATACGCAGGACGCGCAAGGACATCGTCTTTGCGTGGACGAGGAAAGAGTACTCGAACCTCCTGCGGGCCCACGAGGCCGGTCTCTCCGTCCCGCGGCCGCTCGTGTGGGACAGGAACATCCTCGTCATGGAGTTCCTCGGGGAGGACGAGCGTCCCTACCCGCAGCTCCGCCTCGCGGACCTCGAGGATCCCGCGGGAGCATACCGGGAGATCCTCGACTTTATCCGCGTCCTCTACAGGGATGCAGGCCTCGTCCACGCAGACCTCTCCGAGTACAACATCCTCGCGGGCGACCGCCTCTACTTCATCGACATGGGCCAGGCAGTCACGCGGGATCATCCCCGGGCCCTGTCGTTCCTCGCCCGGGACATCGCCCAAATCAACAGGTTTTTCCGCTCGAAGTGCCCTCTCCGTGATGAGAGGGAGATATTCTCCGAAGTGACCGGAATCGTGCCGCAAGGAGAGGGGGCCGGGGACGCGGAGGGGGGAGATGCATGA
- a CDS encoding KH domain-containing protein, whose product MIQELKVAQNRIGVLIGKGGQVKRELEEKTGTRIQIDSQEGTVTVEGEDALPFLRAVEVINAINRGFSPERAFCLLEDEDLLLEVIDLSGVADTPRQLDRIRGRIIGRDGRAREQIEHMTDTKVSVFGKTIALIGLPENLKVARTAIDMLIEGAPHEAVFAYLEKKRQESRQNLVDYYY is encoded by the coding sequence ATGATCCAGGAACTGAAGGTGGCCCAGAACCGCATCGGGGTCCTGATAGGGAAAGGGGGGCAGGTGAAGAGGGAACTCGAGGAGAAGACGGGGACCAGGATCCAGATCGACAGCCAGGAAGGGACCGTGACCGTGGAAGGGGAGGATGCCCTCCCCTTCCTCAGGGCAGTCGAGGTCATCAACGCGATCAACAGGGGATTCTCGCCCGAGAGGGCATTCTGCCTCCTCGAGGACGAGGACCTCCTCCTCGAGGTGATCGACCTCTCGGGTGTCGCGGACACCCCGCGCCAGCTCGACAGGATCAGGGGGAGGATCATCGGCCGCGACGGCAGGGCGAGGGAGCAGATAGAGCACATGACGGACACGAAGGTCTCGGTCTTCGGCAAGACGATCGCGCTCATCGGGCTGCCCGAGAACCTGAAGGTCGCCCGCACGGCAATCGACATGCTGATCGAGGGTGCACCGCACGAGGCAGTCTTTGCATACCTCGAGAAGAAGCGACAGGAATCGAGGCAGAACCTCGTCGATTACTACTACTGA